The following are encoded in a window of Geobacter metallireducens GS-15 genomic DNA:
- a CDS encoding cytochrome c biogenesis protein ResB, whose translation MLKRFFLSRKTVISLILLMLGAILLGYSFPQRFLTSPPELDKWQLANPALAKLSRVLALDHVYTSPWFAVLLVLFLVSLCFSTWEQFRLALRKSREGGAGGESFESAAGAAELAAGLRSLGYLRMGGRDGATRFVRHPWGYWGNFLLHLGIVVSIASSLVILLYEKRAVIDLLEGEVHKPGADWIKEERGLLAGKLVLPDAVRLDRVVPEYYDNDNMRQLTTDFSFVDAAGRPTPLSMHINKSIRYKGVRIFQGKSYGRAFFVKFTGQDGQEHGEVFSLDQPTDRNTASYKDFVLPWLPSALKTKYYGDADRRSLDGSNPLFVMRLMEGGKAVAELPLKVGETGRLGGYTAQLVKVERWGGLIFIDTTGMAGIFLGFFIVCLGGSLSYFCPPRECSLSPSGEGCRLSWRATRFERLYRDEFDYLRRLAGLPVATDERNV comes from the coding sequence ATGCTCAAGCGTTTCTTCCTTTCCCGAAAAACCGTTATATCCCTTATTCTTCTCATGCTCGGGGCGATTCTCCTGGGGTACTCGTTCCCGCAACGCTTCCTTACCTCGCCTCCGGAGCTGGACAAGTGGCAGCTGGCCAATCCGGCCCTGGCAAAACTGTCGCGGGTGCTGGCCCTCGACCATGTCTATACATCACCCTGGTTCGCGGTGCTGCTCGTGCTGTTCCTCGTTTCGCTCTGCTTCTCCACCTGGGAGCAGTTCCGGCTTGCTCTCCGGAAGAGCCGGGAGGGGGGCGCGGGAGGAGAATCCTTTGAATCTGCCGCCGGCGCCGCCGAGCTTGCCGCGGGCCTTCGCTCCCTGGGCTATCTGAGGATGGGGGGGCGGGACGGCGCCACCCGGTTTGTCCGCCATCCGTGGGGCTATTGGGGCAACTTCCTCCTCCACCTGGGGATCGTCGTCTCCATTGCCTCGTCGCTGGTGATCCTTCTCTATGAGAAACGGGCGGTGATCGATCTGCTCGAAGGGGAAGTGCACAAACCCGGCGCGGACTGGATCAAGGAGGAGCGGGGCCTGCTGGCCGGCAAGCTGGTTCTCCCCGATGCGGTGCGCCTCGACCGGGTTGTGCCGGAATACTACGACAACGACAACATGCGGCAGCTTACCACCGACTTCAGTTTTGTCGACGCTGCCGGCCGGCCGACGCCGTTGTCGATGCACATCAATAAATCGATACGGTACAAGGGTGTGCGGATTTTCCAGGGGAAGTCCTACGGCAGGGCATTTTTCGTGAAGTTCACGGGACAGGACGGCCAGGAGCACGGCGAGGTTTTCTCCCTCGACCAGCCAACTGACCGAAATACTGCCTCATACAAGGATTTTGTCCTCCCCTGGCTGCCGAGCGCACTCAAAACCAAATATTACGGGGATGCCGACCGGCGTTCCCTTGACGGGAGCAACCCCCTCTTCGTGATGCGCCTCATGGAGGGCGGAAAGGCTGTCGCGGAGCTTCCCCTGAAGGTGGGGGAGACGGGGCGCTTGGGCGGCTACACGGCCCAGTTGGTCAAGGTGGAGCGCTGGGGGGGGTTGATTTTTATCGACACCACGGGCATGGCGGGAATTTTCCTCGGATTCTTCATCGTCTGCCTGGGCGGGTCGCTGAGCTATTTCTGCCCCCCCCGGGAGTGCTCCCTTTCTCCCTCAGGG